The Lysobacter gummosus genome includes a region encoding these proteins:
- a CDS encoding TonB-dependent receptor, producing the protein MSLAVFAALIASNAAAQDAAPADAPARESAAGKDATDLDSVIVTVERRAQSLQKFAGTAQALSQDDLRGLGINNELRQIQVAVPGLSIANQEGATEVFIRGVGSSNNTELGDPGAAPHVNGAYIPRPRGLGAMFYDLERVEINKGPQGTLRGRNALAGTLNIITKKPELGGDFSGYVQGEVGNRDQKGYETAVNFPLGEYAALRFAGYHVEKEAGFKNAGLWQHIQPAGIQDDSAGRLSFLYEPDDKLSVFAMLDVGRELGTGYPGAGVFEAARAGFKPDDIDMRAVVYRGAQGKVDNKLWGFQGTVRYDFGGVNLEYNGSYRDVDYFQINSAADGNTWPGRDLRERPPGQPATWGGIDYDNFGTNYLQARSQSQTHELRLSSDDDARFRWTTGGFYFHEKQQVGFMALADKGAFYSGTEFTMPDVDGKSWAVFGDGTFDVNDRLRVKGGLRYTDERKSRDGIGGNWTIGLGGDGGVFQTRLGTEGFMPSLLNRPSFNTTGLVTDADKARYLLDGILRAGARDTMQQQLQGIVDGSRPNGTCIDRPDIGGNTVNCPANGQHSFISLGIPSEQHGSSAFDFLDWRLGFEYDLSDRNLLYATVSTGHKAGGFNDSFDVNVIPETYKPEKLTALEIGSKNSFEFFGRTSTFNVSGFYYDYQDQVFQDLTTIAFDPDGRPNGFALVNRNVGKSELYGIEAESRLRLGAGFTLDLNALYLKTEIKQGMVADVRSQDFGNGGITSQIDLTGNELPLSSEFTFNARLQQAIDFSRGTFDWQILAAHRSSFFLTQYNDRDVTFLRDASGAVARVEDAATAGFPDKQKGFTQVNAGIGFSSLSGAWRVEAWGSNLTNKDVSQKALVGSGVNTRFLNDARSYGVRVRWNF; encoded by the coding sequence TTGAGCCTTGCCGTCTTCGCCGCCCTGATCGCCAGCAACGCCGCTGCGCAGGACGCCGCGCCCGCCGACGCGCCCGCGCGCGAGTCCGCCGCCGGCAAGGACGCGACCGATCTGGATTCGGTGATCGTCACCGTCGAACGCCGCGCGCAGAGTCTGCAGAAATTCGCCGGCACCGCGCAGGCCCTGTCGCAGGACGATCTGCGCGGCCTGGGCATCAACAACGAACTGCGCCAGATCCAGGTCGCCGTGCCGGGCCTGAGCATCGCCAACCAGGAAGGCGCGACCGAAGTCTTCATCCGCGGCGTGGGCTCGTCGAACAACACCGAACTGGGCGATCCGGGCGCCGCGCCGCACGTCAACGGCGCCTACATCCCGCGTCCGCGCGGCCTGGGCGCGATGTTCTACGACCTGGAACGCGTGGAGATCAACAAGGGCCCGCAAGGCACCCTGCGCGGCCGCAACGCGCTGGCCGGCACGCTCAACATCATCACCAAGAAGCCCGAGCTGGGCGGCGATTTCAGCGGCTACGTGCAGGGCGAGGTCGGCAATCGCGATCAGAAGGGCTACGAGACCGCGGTGAATTTTCCGCTGGGCGAATACGCCGCGTTGCGCTTCGCCGGTTATCACGTCGAGAAAGAGGCCGGTTTCAAGAACGCCGGCCTGTGGCAGCACATCCAGCCCGCCGGCATCCAGGACGACAGCGCCGGACGCCTGTCGTTCCTGTACGAGCCCGACGACAAGCTGTCGGTGTTCGCCATGCTCGACGTCGGCCGCGAGCTGGGCACCGGCTATCCGGGCGCGGGCGTGTTCGAGGCGGCCAGGGCCGGCTTCAAGCCCGACGACATCGACATGCGCGCGGTGGTGTACCGCGGCGCGCAGGGCAAGGTCGATAACAAGCTGTGGGGTTTTCAGGGCACGGTGCGCTACGACTTCGGCGGCGTGAACCTGGAATACAACGGCAGCTATCGCGACGTCGACTACTTCCAGATCAACTCCGCCGCCGACGGCAACACCTGGCCGGGCCGCGATCTGCGCGAGCGCCCGCCGGGCCAGCCGGCGACTTGGGGCGGCATCGACTACGACAACTTCGGCACCAACTATCTGCAGGCGCGTTCGCAATCGCAGACTCACGAGCTGCGCCTGTCGTCCGACGACGATGCGCGCTTTCGCTGGACCACCGGCGGCTTCTACTTCCACGAGAAGCAGCAGGTCGGCTTCATGGCGCTGGCCGACAAGGGCGCGTTCTATTCGGGCACCGAATTCACCATGCCCGATGTGGACGGCAAGTCGTGGGCGGTGTTCGGCGACGGCACCTTCGATGTCAACGACCGCCTGCGCGTCAAGGGCGGCCTGCGTTACACCGACGAGCGCAAGTCGCGCGACGGCATCGGCGGCAACTGGACCATCGGCCTGGGCGGCGACGGCGGTGTGTTCCAGACCCGCCTGGGCACGGAAGGCTTCATGCCGAGCTTGCTCAATCGCCCCAGCTTCAACACCACCGGCCTGGTCACCGACGCCGACAAGGCGCGTTATCTGCTGGACGGCATCCTGCGCGCCGGCGCGCGCGACACGATGCAGCAGCAGTTGCAGGGCATCGTCGATGGCAGCCGCCCGAACGGCACCTGCATCGATCGGCCCGACATCGGCGGCAACACCGTCAACTGCCCGGCCAACGGCCAGCACAGCTTCATCTCGCTCGGTATTCCCTCCGAGCAGCACGGCTCGAGCGCATTCGATTTCCTCGACTGGCGCCTGGGCTTCGAATACGACCTGAGCGACCGCAACCTGCTGTACGCGACGGTCTCCACCGGCCACAAGGCCGGCGGTTTCAACGACAGCTTCGACGTGAATGTCATCCCGGAAACCTACAAGCCGGAGAAACTGACGGCGCTGGAAATCGGCTCGAAGAACTCGTTCGAATTCTTCGGCCGCACTTCGACCTTCAACGTCAGCGGTTTCTATTACGACTACCAGGACCAGGTGTTCCAGGACCTGACCACGATCGCGTTCGACCCGGACGGCAGGCCGAACGGCTTCGCCCTGGTCAACCGCAATGTCGGCAAGTCCGAGCTGTACGGCATCGAGGCCGAGAGCCGGCTGCGCCTGGGCGCGGGGTTCACCCTCGACCTCAACGCCTTGTACCTGAAGACCGAGATCAAGCAGGGCATGGTCGCCGACGTGCGCAGCCAGGACTTCGGCAACGGCGGCATCACCTCGCAGATCGACCTGACCGGCAACGAGTTGCCGCTGTCCTCTGAATTCACCTTCAACGCGCGCCTGCAGCAGGCGATCGATTTCAGTCGAGGCACTTTCGACTGGCAGATCCTGGCCGCGCATCGCTCCTCGTTCTTCCTGACCCAGTACAACGACCGCGACGTGACCTTCCTGCGCGACGCCTCCGGCGCGGTGGCCCGGGTCGAGGACGCGGCCACCGCCGGTTTCCCGGACAAGCAGAAGGGTTTCACCCAGGTCAACGCCGGCATCGGTTTCAGCTCGCTCAGCGGTGCCTGGCGGGTGGAAGCGTGGGGCAGCAACCTGACGAACAAAGACGTATCGCAGAAGGCGTTGGTGGGTTCGGGCGTGAACACGCGTTTCCTCAACGACGCGCGCAGCTACGGCGTGCGGGTGCGCTGGAACTTCTGA
- a CDS encoding sodium/sugar symporter, giving the protein MKLPLLDTLIVLIYLAGVFALAQWVSREKSGHEKTAKDYFLASKALPWWAIGASLIAANISAEQIIGMSGSGYALGLAIASYEWMAAATLLVVGKFFLPVFLRNGIYTMPQFLQERYGNRIRTLMAVFWLGLYVFVNLTSIVWLGSLAVSQVTGMDQMLALTLLGAFALAYQLYGGLKAVALTDIVQVTLLVLGGLLVAGLTLSKIGDGAGVIAGFDKLIATHPDHFKMILSPDNPHYKDLPGIGVLLGGLWVMHVSYWGFNQYIIQRALAAKDLREAQKGIVFAAALKIILPIIVVLPGIAAVMLAPGLKRSDDAYPAMMSLLPSGVLGLVFAALVAAIVASLASKINSVATIFTLDFYAKYRPQASEQRLVRVGRIAAAVAIAIAIVTARPLIGGFDQGFQYIQEYTGFFTPGIVVIFLFGLFWKRANEAGALAAAIGSFVLSVALKLAWPELPFVNRVGVVFVLAAALAVIVSLSTRSGAGHDRIQSDGVSYATTPSFNVAAIAVVAILIALYALFW; this is encoded by the coding sequence ATGAAACTTCCCTTGCTCGACACCCTGATCGTCCTGATCTACCTCGCCGGCGTGTTCGCTCTCGCGCAATGGGTCTCGCGCGAAAAATCCGGGCACGAGAAAACCGCGAAGGACTACTTCCTGGCGAGCAAGGCGCTGCCATGGTGGGCGATCGGCGCCTCGCTGATCGCGGCCAATATTTCCGCCGAACAGATCATCGGCATGTCCGGCTCGGGCTACGCGCTCGGCCTTGCGATCGCGTCCTACGAATGGATGGCGGCGGCCACCTTGCTGGTGGTCGGCAAGTTCTTCCTGCCGGTGTTCCTGCGCAACGGCATCTACACCATGCCGCAGTTCCTGCAGGAGCGTTACGGCAATCGCATCCGCACGCTGATGGCGGTGTTCTGGCTCGGCCTGTACGTGTTCGTGAACCTCACCTCGATCGTGTGGCTGGGTTCGCTGGCGGTTTCGCAAGTCACCGGCATGGACCAGATGCTGGCGCTGACCTTGCTGGGCGCGTTCGCGCTGGCCTATCAGCTCTACGGCGGCCTGAAGGCGGTGGCGCTGACCGATATCGTGCAGGTGACCTTGCTGGTGCTCGGCGGCCTGCTGGTCGCCGGCCTGACCCTGAGCAAGATCGGCGACGGCGCCGGCGTGATCGCCGGTTTCGACAAGTTGATCGCGACCCATCCGGATCACTTCAAGATGATCCTGTCGCCCGACAATCCGCACTATAAGGACCTGCCCGGCATCGGCGTGCTGCTCGGCGGCCTGTGGGTGATGCACGTGAGTTACTGGGGCTTCAACCAATACATCATCCAGCGCGCGCTGGCGGCCAAGGATCTGCGCGAAGCGCAGAAGGGCATCGTGTTCGCCGCCGCTCTGAAGATCATCCTGCCGATCATCGTCGTGCTGCCGGGCATCGCCGCGGTGATGCTGGCGCCTGGGCTGAAGCGTTCCGACGATGCGTATCCGGCGATGATGTCGCTGCTGCCCAGCGGCGTGCTGGGCCTGGTGTTCGCCGCGCTGGTGGCGGCGATCGTGGCTTCGCTGGCTTCGAAGATCAATTCGGTCGCGACCATCTTCACTCTGGATTTCTACGCCAAGTACCGGCCGCAGGCGAGCGAACAGCGGCTGGTGCGGGTGGGCCGCATCGCCGCGGCGGTCGCGATCGCCATCGCCATCGTCACCGCGCGGCCGCTGATCGGCGGTTTCGATCAGGGCTTCCAGTACATCCAGGAATACACCGGTTTCTTCACTCCGGGCATCGTGGTGATCTTCCTGTTCGGTCTGTTCTGGAAGCGCGCCAACGAAGCCGGCGCGCTGGCCGCGGCGATCGGTTCGTTCGTGCTGTCGGTGGCGCTGAAGCTCGCATGGCCGGAACTTCCGTTCGTCAATCGCGTCGGCGTGGTGTTCGTGCTGGCCGCGGCGTTGGCGGTGATCGTGTCGCTATCGACACGCTCCGGCGCCGGCCACGACCGCATCCAGAGCGACGGCGTCAGCTACGCCACCACGCCCTCGTTCAACGTCGCCGCGATCGCCGTGGTCGCGATCCTGATCGCGCTGTACGCGCTGTTCTGGTGA